One stretch of Miscanthus floridulus cultivar M001 chromosome 18, ASM1932011v1, whole genome shotgun sequence DNA includes these proteins:
- the LOC136524304 gene encoding pheromone receptor transcription factor-like, which yields MPRRARRSGVKFVEDDRDRSLTFFKRRSGLFKAASDLSALTGARVAMVLESETGKFSSFGTPKAGPIVDSFVLGNAPIDSNSSEEDKARITSLQNELFQLEKAKAIEDKRKYENMA from the coding sequence ATGCCGAGGAGGGCAAGGAGGTCAGGAGTGAAGTTCGTTGAGGATGATAGAGATCGTAGTCTTACATTCTTCAAGAGGCGCTCTGGGCTTTTCAAGGCTGCTTCTGACCTCTCCGCCCTCACCGGTGCGAGGGTTGCCATGGTATTGGAGTCTGAAACTGGAAAGTTTTCCTCTTTCGGCACCCCAAAGGCTGGCCCCATTGTTGACTCTTTTGTTTTAGGGAATGCACCAATAGATTCTAACAGCAGTGAAGAAGACAAGGCAAGAATCACTAGCTTGCAAAATGAGTTGTTCCAGTTGGAGAAAGCCAAGGCCATAGAGGATAAGAGGAAGTATGAGAACATGGCATGA